The following are encoded together in the Candidatus Methylomirabilis oxygeniifera genome:
- a CDS encoding putative Glycosyltransferase, group 1 family protein (Evidence 3 : Function proposed based on presence of conserved amino acid motif, structural feature or limited homology) produces the protein MALVIATLNYGGAQVQLCHLAKLLRRYKYEVMVCCVTRGGPLAEDLREAEVEVRVIGKRHKLDVTVLWKLIRIFKSYRPDIVHCQLFTANMWGRLAARISGIRGIIATVLSLEADRGISYVLVDRLLAHVTDRIVCNTWEIKGYLAEGEKMDPGKLTVVHNGVDTDWSGSWLAAHGILPLGSSKSALGLAPHRPVVGMVCRFDPRKGIEIFLDACELLLRQRDDVQFLLVGDADPAQPDQVACKAQVMKRLEQSPLSSSVVLPGLAADVRPLLHCMNVFVLTSHTEGLPNALMEAMAMERPIVATTVGGVPELVRHEIDGLLVPPGDPEAVANAVLRLLQQPDVAWVMARKARERMCEDFSLARMVSDTTKIYHEVLRM, from the coding sequence GTGGCGCTGGTGATCGCTACGTTAAACTATGGCGGGGCCCAGGTCCAGTTGTGCCATCTTGCCAAGTTGTTAAGACGGTACAAGTACGAGGTGATGGTGTGTTGTGTCACCAGGGGTGGGCCGCTTGCCGAGGATCTCCGAGAAGCCGAGGTTGAGGTCCGGGTCATCGGGAAACGACACAAGCTCGACGTCACGGTTCTCTGGAAGTTAATTCGGATCTTTAAATCGTATCGGCCGGACATAGTACATTGTCAGCTTTTTACCGCCAATATGTGGGGCCGGCTCGCCGCACGGATTTCTGGGATACGGGGTATTATTGCAACGGTCCTTTCCCTCGAAGCCGATCGCGGAATTTCGTACGTCCTGGTCGACCGATTGCTTGCTCATGTTACCGATCGAATCGTCTGTAATACGTGGGAGATCAAGGGATATCTGGCAGAGGGGGAGAAGATGGACCCTGGTAAGCTGACCGTAGTCCACAACGGAGTCGATACCGATTGGTCCGGTAGCTGGCTTGCGGCCCATGGCATCCTGCCGCTCGGTTCGTCTAAGTCAGCCTTGGGGTTGGCGCCCCATCGGCCGGTTGTAGGAATGGTGTGCCGCTTCGATCCGCGAAAGGGGATCGAAATATTTTTGGACGCTTGTGAACTACTTCTAAGACAACGGGACGATGTGCAGTTCCTATTGGTTGGGGATGCTGATCCCGCTCAACCCGACCAAGTCGCCTGCAAGGCCCAGGTCATGAAGCGACTCGAACAGTCACCATTGAGTTCCTCGGTTGTCCTGCCTGGACTGGCTGCAGACGTACGCCCGCTATTGCATTGCATGAATGTGTTCGTCTTGACATCGCATACCGAGGGACTTCCGAATGCCTTGATGGAGGCTATGGCGATGGAACGGCCTATCGTGGCTACGACGGTAGGCGGCGTACCGGAGTTGGTGAGGCACGAGATTGACGGATTGCTGGTTCCACCCGGCGACCCCGAAGCCGTGGCTAATGCCGTACTGCGCCTTCTCCAACAACCGGACGTGGCTTGGGTGATGGCAAGGAAAGCCAGAGAGCGCATGTGCGAGGACTTCTCGCTTGCGCGTATGGTGTCGGATACAACCAAAATATACCATGAAGTTCTCCGTATGTAA
- a CDS encoding putative Glycosyl transferase, group 1 (Evidence 3 : Function proposed based on presence of conserved amino acid motif, structural feature or limited homology), which translates to MWIPRYIAVWAYAVKTLERADSNQIAADMSEEMVSKKIRLLSFQSGDMLGGTELNNYRIISGMDRDRFEVDICFLDNEGPLTPLYRDLGFRVFHLFAGGKLQISSCLRLARILRCRHYDILHIFGLRANLIGRIVGRICGVRYIVTGQRNIDAWRKRRHTLADYVTSPFVSVYISNSYAGVEILRARERISPEKILVIHNGIDWSQFSASSSTGLLRRTLGLSPDVPVIVCVGELRDAKGHAYLLEAVARLRFAGKEFHVWLVGDGPLRQAIQHQIRDLRLDRTVTLLGIREDVSDILSESDIFCLASLWEGLPTCVMEAMSSALPVVATTVGGVPELVCDGETGLLVPPRNPSALAEALTKLLDAPRLRAAFGEAGRSVVKRHFGLTDKIRDLEKVYEGLLSTEARIM; encoded by the coding sequence ATGTGGATCCCCAGGTACATCGCCGTATGGGCCTATGCCGTGAAGACGTTAGAAAGAGCAGATAGCAATCAGATCGCGGCTGATATGAGTGAAGAAATGGTATCGAAAAAGATCCGGCTGCTTTCCTTTCAGAGTGGAGACATGCTTGGCGGGACCGAGCTGAATAACTATCGAATTATCTCAGGGATGGATCGCGACCGCTTTGAGGTAGATATCTGCTTCCTCGATAATGAGGGTCCATTGACGCCGCTCTACAGGGATCTTGGGTTCAGGGTGTTTCACCTGTTTGCAGGCGGTAAGCTCCAGATAAGCTCATGTCTCAGATTAGCTAGGATCTTGCGTTGTAGGCATTATGACATCCTCCATATCTTTGGGCTACGCGCAAATCTCATTGGACGGATCGTGGGCCGTATTTGTGGAGTTCGGTACATTGTTACAGGACAGCGGAATATCGACGCGTGGCGGAAGAGAAGACATACCTTGGCGGATTATGTGACCTCTCCCTTCGTGAGTGTTTATATTTCCAATTCCTACGCCGGCGTCGAGATCCTGCGTGCCAGAGAGCGGATATCGCCAGAGAAAATCCTCGTCATTCATAATGGTATCGACTGGTCTCAATTCAGTGCGTCCTCTTCGACCGGTTTACTCAGGCGGACGCTTGGGCTGTCGCCCGATGTGCCTGTAATTGTTTGCGTAGGCGAGCTTCGCGACGCCAAGGGTCACGCATATCTGTTGGAGGCGGTGGCCAGACTCCGGTTTGCCGGTAAAGAATTTCATGTGTGGCTGGTTGGAGACGGACCTCTTCGGCAAGCCATTCAACATCAAATCAGAGACCTGCGCCTCGACCGGACTGTGACGCTGCTTGGCATCCGGGAGGATGTTTCAGACATTCTCTCCGAAAGTGATATCTTTTGCTTGGCTTCTCTATGGGAAGGACTCCCCACGTGTGTGATGGAGGCGATGTCAAGCGCCCTCCCGGTTGTCGCAACCACCGTCGGCGGCGTTCCCGAGCTGGTTTGCGATGGGGAAACAGGATTACTGGTGCCGCCGCGCAACCCAAGCGCTCTGGCCGAGGCATTAACCAAGTTGCTTGATGCACCGCGTTTGCGAGCAGCCTTCGGTGAGGCCGGGCGATCCGTTGTCAAGCGTCATTTTGGACTTACCGACAAGATCCGGGATCTCGAGAAGGTGTACGAAGGCCTTCTTTCCACGGAAGCGAGAATCATGTGA
- a CDS encoding exported protein of unknown function (Evidence 5 : No homology to any previously reported sequences), whose protein sequence is MIEEVRPALVFAAVVGMAVLTSNVHAHSTPRYDRQASAALRVFRVPAFELGWEHLAFSLSPPPPNGRGVMRLEDRLSPNDRIAAHRALTDLKTAAFSGLHLLNLRTDRVALTAAKTQTEAFSFLVESDVKISNLRVLATDLAGGRRKIDAQNVQIWLVHPWLQAGRSVYVDKAVIVPELLLKTDIGLEFSDSYDRAGRYLPPRIRLEGPVTTSVEAGAFKRFLVTVSVPIKAHSGRYSGKVLIIRDGADASALRIDLRVADITLDVPQHTLLIYYDGTPESSTGTDVEIDNRFLREMRYIRDLGYAGLRLGNYRDRAHLAKALGTIRSVGFLGPIVQGAFIEDGLSVAKSLGYTPYFYGVDEPDTHGRLEEHIRESRKIHAKGGKVATAITRTGALSLADPGGWNEPLDMINYDQDREDFWEYVQALHDGKTTRLSTAELFYWQVWVEKPDINRIFHGFYLWKTGLDGVFPWIFGRVSSTSPYNSGDSTEPDRGQQVSRPYRQFFLVYPAKDGPVPTLNSEAIRQGITDLRLLTTLQRLMRRSSGMNGAIAAARKEAEAAVARILSHLHWDLRMHASDSYRPYGRMSSEEIDGFRTTVMKHVLDLHTALQRGTSREDQRLGYRGKYPSSSSVRPGTLSDHLMCCDGL, encoded by the coding sequence GTGATTGAAGAGGTTCGTCCTGCGCTTGTCTTTGCTGCCGTTGTCGGGATGGCCGTTCTGACGTCGAATGTGCACGCTCACAGTACGCCGAGATATGATCGGCAGGCGTCCGCTGCGCTTAGGGTGTTTCGAGTCCCTGCCTTTGAGCTTGGTTGGGAACACCTAGCCTTTTCGCTGTCGCCGCCGCCGCCAAATGGACGAGGCGTCATGAGATTAGAGGACCGACTGAGCCCGAATGATCGTATTGCCGCTCATCGGGCATTGACGGATCTGAAGACCGCCGCATTCTCAGGGCTCCACCTTCTCAACCTTCGCACTGATCGTGTTGCACTCACGGCGGCTAAAACACAAACTGAAGCGTTCTCTTTCCTGGTGGAATCCGATGTGAAGATCTCGAACCTCAGGGTGTTGGCAACAGACCTCGCGGGAGGACGCCGTAAAATCGATGCGCAAAACGTGCAGATCTGGCTTGTGCATCCGTGGCTTCAAGCGGGTCGGTCGGTTTACGTTGACAAGGCGGTCATCGTTCCGGAGTTGTTGCTGAAGACTGATATCGGATTGGAGTTCTCTGATTCATATGATCGCGCCGGTCGATACCTTCCTCCTCGTATCCGACTGGAAGGCCCCGTCACGACATCGGTTGAAGCTGGCGCGTTCAAGCGGTTTCTCGTCACGGTTTCCGTTCCGATCAAGGCTCACTCGGGCCGTTATTCTGGTAAGGTGTTGATCATTCGCGATGGTGCTGACGCTTCAGCGTTGAGGATCGATCTGCGGGTAGCCGACATCACCCTGGACGTTCCACAGCACACGCTTCTCATTTACTATGATGGGACGCCTGAATCTTCGACCGGGACTGACGTGGAAATAGATAACCGATTTCTACGTGAGATGCGGTACATTCGGGATCTCGGGTATGCCGGGCTACGACTCGGCAATTACCGGGATCGAGCTCATCTGGCTAAGGCGTTAGGAACGATCCGCTCGGTTGGATTTTTAGGTCCCATTGTGCAGGGCGCCTTTATTGAAGATGGTCTCTCTGTAGCCAAGTCGTTGGGCTACACACCATACTTCTATGGCGTTGACGAGCCGGACACTCACGGTCGACTGGAAGAACACATTCGGGAATCCAGAAAAATCCACGCGAAGGGTGGAAAAGTTGCAACGGCGATTACCCGGACAGGCGCCCTTTCGCTCGCCGATCCGGGTGGCTGGAATGAGCCGCTCGACATGATCAACTACGATCAGGACAGAGAAGACTTTTGGGAATACGTGCAGGCACTGCACGATGGAAAGACAACACGCCTTTCTACTGCAGAATTGTTCTACTGGCAGGTGTGGGTAGAGAAGCCCGATATCAACCGGATTTTTCACGGTTTCTATCTTTGGAAAACCGGTCTTGATGGGGTCTTTCCTTGGATCTTTGGAAGAGTCAGTTCTACGTCCCCATACAACAGCGGGGATTCCACCGAACCTGATAGGGGCCAGCAGGTGAGTCGCCCCTACAGGCAATTTTTTCTCGTTTATCCGGCAAAGGACGGGCCGGTCCCAACTTTGAATTCTGAGGCTATCCGTCAAGGAATAACAGATCTGCGACTGCTCACCACGCTTCAGCGCTTGATGCGGCGCTCGTCGGGAATGAACGGCGCAATTGCGGCGGCACGCAAGGAGGCAGAGGCCGCCGTGGCGCGAATCCTTAGTCATCTGCACTGGGATCTGCGGATGCACGCCTCCGATTCGTATCGACCGTACGGGCGGATGTCGTCGGAAGAGATTGACGGGTTCCGTACCACAGTCATGAAGCACGTTCTCGACCTTCACACTGCACTTCAACGGGGTACATCGCGCGAGGATCAAAGGTTAGGTTATCGAGGAAAGTATCCTTCTTCTTCAAGTGTGAGACCGGGAACCCTCAGTGATCATTTGATGTGTTGTGACGGTCTATGA
- a CDS encoding conserved protein of unknown function (Evidence 4 : Homologs of previously reported genes of unknown function): MIHESGILVISLDFELHWGVRDKRRVEDYRGNLLGARTVIPRLLELFTQYDIHATWAIVGFLFFRNRCELMRGLPTTIPQYTDRRLSPYDDLDAIGIDEQDDPFHYASSLITLIASRPNQEIGSHSFSHYYCLESGQTIEMFESDLQAAIQAAKPYGLSLDSMVFPRNQVNDDYIPVCRANGIKAFRGRPRSWTYAARNQEEESRWARLLRLIDAYINLSGHTCYSSAEIAAGCPCNIPGSRFVRPYSPRFRALEPLRLHRIKSDLSYAAKNKQVYHLFWHPHNFGKDIDRNLAFLRSVLEHFQVLRHGYGMQSLNMRDVVAGLTQEIID, encoded by the coding sequence ATGATTCACGAAAGCGGCATACTCGTCATCTCCCTGGATTTTGAACTCCATTGGGGCGTCCGCGATAAGAGGAGGGTCGAGGATTACCGCGGGAACCTTCTTGGTGCGCGCACAGTGATACCGCGGCTGTTGGAGCTGTTTACCCAGTACGACATCCACGCGACGTGGGCAATCGTAGGATTCCTATTCTTTCGCAATCGATGTGAGCTCATGCGGGGGTTACCGACCACGATACCGCAGTACACCGACAGGAGGTTGTCTCCATATGATGACCTTGATGCTATCGGTATCGATGAGCAGGACGATCCATTCCATTATGCATCCTCACTGATCACGCTGATTGCTTCCCGACCTAATCAGGAGATCGGTAGTCATTCATTTTCACATTATTATTGTCTCGAATCCGGACAGACCATTGAAATGTTCGAATCCGATCTGCAAGCCGCCATTCAGGCAGCGAAACCTTATGGGCTATCCCTCGACAGCATGGTGTTTCCCAGGAACCAGGTGAATGATGACTACATACCCGTGTGCAGAGCTAATGGAATCAAGGCGTTCAGGGGAAGACCACGCTCTTGGACCTACGCGGCGAGGAATCAAGAAGAGGAATCTCGTTGGGCAAGATTACTTCGCTTAATAGACGCGTACATCAATCTCTCCGGGCACACCTGCTATTCATCGGCGGAGATCGCCGCAGGTTGTCCTTGCAATATCCCGGGCAGTCGGTTTGTTCGACCATACTCGCCAAGGTTCAGGGCGCTAGAACCGCTTCGACTGCACCGCATAAAGTCGGATCTGAGTTATGCCGCCAAAAATAAACAAGTCTATCACCTGTTTTGGCATCCTCACAATTTTGGAAAAGATATCGATCGGAATCTGGCTTTTTTAAGGAGTGTACTCGAACATTTTCAAGTATTGCGCCATGGGTATGGTATGCAAAGCTTAAATATGCGTGACGTTGTCGCCGGGCTGACTCAAGAGATTATTGACTGA
- a CDS encoding conserved protein of unknown function (Evidence 4 : Homologs of previously reported genes of unknown function), whose translation MVEVPLSRKSGIPWQVKVAAKLVLSAIPLRYGMWRRLGLFRHGKMDRPKYGYEVFKCHFERAGVSRRNTGFTQLELGPGDSLCSAMIGYAFGASATYLVDVGSYAQDDLGFYHSMAGFLSQEGLEAPDLSHARCLNDLLAVCGAQYLTQGLASLRTIPDQSIHFIWSHAVLQSVRRSEFVDTLKELRRIIRSDGVCSHQIDLRDFLGGNLNSLRFRKELWESDFMIRSRFYTNRIRYSEMLRLFEQTGFDVHVSDASRWDTLPISRAKLSPEFRCLSDGELCVSGFGVVLRPR comes from the coding sequence TTGGTTGAGGTGCCGTTGAGCCGGAAGTCCGGAATCCCTTGGCAAGTCAAGGTTGCGGCGAAGCTCGTCCTCTCCGCCATACCGCTGCGCTACGGTATGTGGCGGCGACTGGGCCTATTTCGCCACGGAAAAATGGACCGCCCGAAATATGGCTATGAAGTCTTCAAATGCCACTTTGAGCGGGCGGGTGTCTCCAGGCGAAACACAGGGTTCACCCAATTGGAGCTGGGGCCTGGAGATTCGCTGTGTTCTGCGATGATCGGATATGCGTTCGGGGCGTCTGCGACCTATCTTGTAGATGTGGGATCGTATGCGCAAGATGACTTAGGTTTCTACCATTCAATGGCCGGCTTTCTCTCTCAGGAGGGCCTGGAGGCGCCGGATCTATCGCACGCGAGGTGTCTGAATGATCTACTTGCAGTCTGTGGGGCGCAATACTTGACCCAGGGGCTGGCTTCGTTAAGAACTATTCCCGATCAATCGATTCATTTCATCTGGTCGCATGCCGTCCTTCAATCCGTCAGACGGAGCGAGTTCGTGGATACGTTGAAGGAGCTACGCCGAATAATTCGTAGCGACGGCGTGTGTTCCCACCAAATAGATCTCCGGGACTTCCTGGGCGGCAATCTGAATAGCTTAAGATTCCGAAAGGAGCTGTGGGAGTCCGATTTCATGATTCGGTCGAGGTTTTATACGAATCGGATTCGGTATTCGGAAATGTTGCGACTCTTTGAGCAGACCGGCTTTGACGTCCACGTGAGCGACGCGTCTCGGTGGGACACGTTGCCGATATCGAGGGCCAAGTTGTCGCCAGAGTTCAGGTGTTTGTCGGATGGCGAGCTCTGCGTATCGGGTTTTGGGGTGGTCCTCCGTCCGCGCTAG
- a CDS encoding putative Glycosyl transferase, group 1 (Evidence 3 : Function proposed based on presence of conserved amino acid motif, structural feature or limited homology), which produces MSTDRCIRVIHLITKLDGGAGANTLLTAIGLKRLGFDVTMGGSPGGELYADAERAGIRTIVLPHMRPSVSPLHDCIMLIQLLRLFRRERFTIVHTHSSKAGVLGRVAAACAGVPIIIHSVHGFAFHDLTQSISKWLWVWIERLCGRLCKKMLFVSRLLAEDAVARRICNIEDTEVIYSAIDLDAIADVSCEAAVKAWFGIPAEDSVVASVGRLDKKKNIVDLLVAAEVVLREHPATTFLVVGEGPEYDALIERAQALGISKKIIFSGHRTDLPRILAGIDIYAVPSLYEGMGRAMTEAMASGKPVVANAVGGIPELVIDGETGFLVAARRPEMMAEKILYLLSHPGEARVMGENARKIVGREFHPEMMVRRIAECYETLLREIGVSITSTGKCLRKS; this is translated from the coding sequence ATGTCCACTGATCGTTGCATCAGGGTTATACACCTCATTACTAAGTTGGACGGTGGGGCAGGTGCAAATACCTTGCTGACCGCGATTGGTCTCAAGCGACTTGGATTCGACGTGACCATGGGCGGTAGTCCTGGGGGGGAGTTGTACGCGGACGCTGAACGTGCTGGTATTCGTACGATAGTGCTCCCGCATATGAGACCATCCGTCTCACCCCTTCACGATTGCATCATGCTGATACAACTGTTGAGGCTCTTCAGGCGAGAGCGGTTCACGATCGTACATACGCATAGTTCGAAAGCCGGCGTGTTAGGGCGCGTTGCGGCTGCCTGCGCGGGAGTTCCGATTATTATCCACAGTGTGCATGGATTTGCATTCCATGATCTTACCCAATCAATATCCAAATGGCTCTGGGTTTGGATTGAACGTCTATGCGGCCGTTTGTGCAAGAAGATGCTGTTTGTATCACGGCTACTTGCCGAAGACGCGGTTGCTCGGCGTATCTGCAACATCGAGGATACGGAGGTAATTTACAGCGCCATCGATCTGGATGCAATCGCGGACGTTTCCTGCGAGGCAGCGGTCAAGGCGTGGTTCGGTATTCCTGCGGAGGATTCGGTCGTCGCGAGTGTGGGGCGCCTCGATAAAAAAAAGAATATCGTGGATCTGCTCGTTGCGGCCGAGGTGGTTCTCCGTGAGCACCCGGCCACCACCTTTCTTGTTGTGGGGGAAGGCCCTGAATATGACGCGCTTATCGAGCGAGCGCAAGCGCTTGGGATTTCGAAAAAGATTATTTTTTCCGGACACCGGACAGATCTGCCTCGGATCCTGGCAGGGATCGATATCTATGCTGTTCCTTCTCTCTACGAAGGGATGGGGCGGGCAATGACGGAGGCCATGGCTTCGGGGAAGCCGGTAGTAGCAAATGCGGTCGGAGGAATTCCAGAGCTGGTAATCGACGGAGAGACGGGCTTTCTCGTGGCGGCAAGACGGCCGGAAATGATGGCTGAGAAGATACTCTATCTCTTGTCGCACCCGGGTGAGGCGCGCGTCATGGGCGAGAACGCCAGGAAGATTGTCGGTCGGGAATTTCATCCTGAAATGATGGTTCGGCGGATTGCGGAGTGTTACGAGACGCTGCTCCGCGAAATTGGGGTCTCCATCACTTCCACTGGTAAATGTTTGCGAAAGAGTTGA
- a CDS encoding protein of unknown function (Evidence 5 : No homology to any previously reported sequences), with the protein MNRETLEYQRNGADEDVRGMDSRPAYLLRNKEIARKLNAYFDGKMFEWVVDFGSYKGALLDEFRFARKKIAIDTNEHFVEHVRVRYPHIKAIAGTLPEIPAEIVGSRYDCITAFQCLYYLEKTELVETLAGFDGILGENGYFLTDTPIRQAAPFRLIDRVEIRLNRIDTDPIYQIYEKIETLDRCFEREEERARVLAKNRRAYRWIMALSWRTRPLSRIAVKILKLMLSAVYRSLTIHGLLGWLGMRSDWVDVYQKADVAAVGERPFRLLQN; encoded by the coding sequence ATGAATCGGGAGACGTTGGAATATCAGAGAAATGGCGCCGATGAAGATGTGCGCGGCATGGACTCCAGACCCGCCTACCTGCTGAGGAATAAGGAGATTGCGCGGAAGCTGAACGCATATTTCGATGGGAAGATGTTTGAGTGGGTTGTGGACTTCGGTTCGTACAAGGGAGCGCTGCTTGACGAGTTCCGATTTGCTCGTAAAAAAATTGCGATCGATACCAACGAGCACTTCGTGGAGCATGTTCGTGTCCGGTATCCGCATATCAAGGCGATCGCGGGGACGCTTCCGGAAATACCGGCTGAGATCGTGGGATCCCGGTACGACTGCATAACGGCCTTCCAGTGCCTGTACTATTTGGAGAAGACGGAGTTGGTTGAAACACTCGCCGGGTTCGACGGGATATTGGGTGAGAACGGCTACTTCTTAACCGATACGCCGATCCGCCAGGCGGCCCCGTTCCGTCTGATCGACCGTGTCGAGATCAGACTTAATCGAATCGATACCGATCCCATTTATCAAATCTATGAGAAAATTGAAACGCTGGATAGGTGTTTTGAACGGGAAGAGGAGCGGGCGCGAGTGCTTGCCAAAAACCGGCGGGCGTACCGATGGATCATGGCGCTGAGTTGGCGGACAAGACCGCTTTCGCGAATCGCGGTAAAGATATTGAAGCTGATGCTGAGCGCCGTCTACCGCAGTCTGACGATACATGGTCTTCTCGGCTGGTTGGGGATGCGAAGCGATTGGGTGGACGTGTATCAGAAAGCAGATGTAGCGGCGGTCGGTGAGCGACCCTTCAGACTCTTACAAAACTAA
- a CDS encoding protein of unknown function (Evidence 5 : No homology to any previously reported sequences), which translates to MQQASYRILRQFPPPEIERAWRRFLEAIDLPSHYVTPEYFLEPSIQSARPFVLVAESAGAITGILTGRYLGRNLISGMPHRPQLVLAKGDGRLPAEKALIQGLLQEGRSCRLITVYAWEPLEGFSAAGFETTETAGTFLLYLSGSAENLFQGISARKRTYIHQVKRKGVDIKDSYDIQDIDELLDVFNETHRRHRLPLRTRTELEALLKLDCNRKLFIARAEGRVIAATIIRFVRGGLAEYSENVSLERMRHYHPNEALLWETIQWSYAQGCRAFSFGGANEFKSGFSSNIAPIYRLRRDQSVFHIIDRRDRLLRIARPVAKSVLVRCKKLFTKDG; encoded by the coding sequence ATGCAGCAGGCTTCATACCGCATCCTTCGCCAGTTCCCACCGCCAGAAATAGAACGTGCCTGGCGGCGATTTCTCGAAGCGATCGATTTACCCTCACACTATGTCACCCCTGAGTACTTCCTCGAACCATCAATACAATCTGCTCGACCATTTGTCCTTGTAGCAGAGTCGGCCGGAGCGATAACGGGTATCCTCACCGGACGATATCTCGGAAGAAACCTCATATCCGGGATGCCACATCGCCCTCAACTCGTCCTCGCCAAAGGCGATGGACGTCTACCTGCGGAAAAAGCGCTTATCCAGGGATTGCTTCAGGAAGGTAGATCGTGCAGGCTCATTACTGTGTACGCCTGGGAACCGCTTGAGGGTTTCTCGGCAGCCGGTTTTGAAACGACTGAAACAGCAGGAACGTTCTTGTTGTACCTCTCTGGATCCGCTGAAAATCTATTTCAGGGAATATCGGCCCGCAAGCGAACGTACATTCACCAAGTAAAGCGTAAGGGAGTGGACATTAAGGATAGTTACGACATCCAGGACATTGACGAATTACTCGATGTCTTCAATGAAACTCACCGCAGACATCGACTTCCACTGAGAACACGAACTGAGCTGGAGGCACTTCTCAAACTCGACTGCAACCGAAAGCTCTTTATTGCCAGAGCCGAGGGTCGCGTGATCGCTGCAACAATTATCCGTTTCGTTCGTGGCGGGCTGGCCGAATATTCGGAAAACGTTTCCCTCGAACGGATGCGTCATTATCACCCCAACGAGGCGCTTCTGTGGGAGACAATACAGTGGAGTTACGCCCAAGGCTGTCGCGCGTTCAGCTTCGGCGGCGCCAACGAGTTCAAATCCGGCTTTAGCAGTAATATCGCTCCTATCTATCGACTACGACGCGACCAGAGCGTCTTCCATATTATCGATCGCCGCGATCGATTACTGCGCATCGCCCGCCCCGTCGCCAAGTCTGTTCTTGTGCGTTGCAAAAAGCTCTTCACAAAGGATGGTTGA